A genomic segment from Modestobacter roseus encodes:
- a CDS encoding putative leader peptide — protein sequence MWHHRGVTDCGALLVERLHVDLARVSSAACRAAR from the coding sequence GTGTGGCACCATCGAGGCGTGACGGACTGCGGCGCCCTGCTCGTGGAGCGCCTGCACGTCGACCTGGCGCGGGTCTCCAGCGCCGCCTGTCGCGCCGCGCGCTGA
- a CDS encoding NUDIX domain-containing protein: protein MSQLRFTTLVEAPLTVAFDVARSLGRPWSRPLQEVVSDRPWSDVYAAAPGGGLRRLVHTRHFSATGAGTLVEEQVDWETVLPGALGGLVDQTLVRRRLVRAMQAHLDAYAAAAAERALEVTQVVGAALVDDRRRVLVARRGSGPLAGLWEFPGGKVEPGEPDLDALVRECREELGVAITPHAFLGEVPLDGVVAGGAPGASTLRVWWGRVTGGELVAHEHTELRWVVEDELEELDWIPADRPLLPAVRALLTRL, encoded by the coding sequence GTGTCCCAGCTGAGGTTCACCACGTTGGTGGAGGCACCGCTCACCGTCGCCTTCGACGTGGCTCGGTCCCTCGGGCGGCCCTGGTCGCGGCCGTTGCAGGAGGTCGTCTCCGACCGGCCGTGGTCCGACGTCTACGCGGCGGCGCCCGGTGGGGGGCTGCGCCGGCTGGTGCACACCCGGCACTTCTCGGCCACCGGCGCCGGCACGCTGGTCGAGGAGCAGGTCGACTGGGAGACGGTCCTGCCCGGCGCCCTGGGCGGCCTGGTCGACCAGACGCTGGTGCGCCGCCGGCTCGTCCGGGCGATGCAGGCGCACCTGGACGCCTACGCCGCGGCAGCCGCGGAACGCGCGCTGGAGGTGACCCAGGTGGTCGGCGCCGCCCTGGTCGACGACCGCCGGCGGGTGCTCGTCGCGCGCCGCGGGTCCGGGCCGCTGGCCGGGCTGTGGGAGTTCCCCGGCGGCAAGGTCGAACCGGGGGAGCCGGACCTGGATGCGCTGGTGCGCGAGTGCCGCGAGGAGCTGGGCGTCGCGATCACCCCGCACGCGTTCCTGGGCGAGGTGCCGCTGGACGGCGTCGTCGCCGGTGGCGCGCCGGGCGCCTCGACGCTGCGGGTGTGGTGGGGCCGGGTCACCGGCGGCGAGCTGGTCGCCCACGAGCACACCGAGCTCCGCTGGGTGGTCGAGGACGAGCTCGAGGAGCTCGACTGGATCCCCGCCGACCGCCCGCTGCTCCCCGCCGTCCGCGCCCTCCTCACCCGCCTCTGA
- a CDS encoding RrF2 family transcriptional regulator — translation MGAVRISARVDYAVRAAVELAAAAPDSLTSERIAQAQGIPARFLQAILGDLQHARLVTSQRGREGGYRLALPPSEVSIARVMRVEQGFLAEVHGQRPEDVEYPGPAAPLANVWVAAREAYRKVLENVTLADVVAGTMPPQVAELVELESAWRSFGVPAAD, via the coding sequence ATGGGCGCCGTGCGCATCTCAGCCCGGGTCGACTACGCGGTACGGGCCGCCGTCGAGCTGGCGGCCGCGGCCCCGGACTCGCTGACCTCGGAGCGGATCGCCCAGGCGCAGGGCATCCCGGCGCGGTTCCTGCAGGCGATCCTGGGCGACCTGCAGCACGCCCGGCTGGTCACCAGCCAGCGCGGCCGGGAGGGCGGCTACCGTCTGGCCCTGCCGCCGTCGGAGGTCTCCATCGCACGGGTCATGCGGGTGGAGCAGGGGTTCCTCGCCGAGGTGCACGGCCAGCGCCCGGAGGACGTCGAGTACCCGGGCCCGGCCGCCCCCCTGGCCAACGTGTGGGTCGCCGCCCGGGAGGCCTACCGGAAGGTGCTGGAGAACGTGACGCTGGCCGACGTCGTCGCCGGCACCATGCCCCCGCAGGTGGCCGAGCTGGTCGAGCTGGAGAGCGCGTGGCGCTCCTTCGGCGTCCCCGCCGCCGACTGA